One window from the genome of Drosophila albomicans strain 15112-1751.03 chromosome 2L, ASM965048v2, whole genome shotgun sequence encodes:
- the LOC117565637 gene encoding glycoprotein endo-alpha-1,2-mannosidase gives MLLKKYVKTRRKVKILLLVTIVALIVITCIILLGSSSATSGSNVERLLDERFIARAYQPQSEQQQQQQQPRDVAAALLQPQREHGVIVPEKYDEQKIKSRIMQNRLQQLKQQQQRDAEAEQARTTLDALATAVHIFYTAPVPWYKSKKPPLPAPEHPNEVALPLTTPKPVKILNTAFYPALGLYKPSAKLLGQHFENIRSCGIGVLILSYSKPTDPALLHQIIELAPQHNLSVTFELSVAGNRTVEYLRQQLQDIATYVELPGFYRVWSQSRAALMPVLYVSNAYKLSESLGRQMCHITALSKPPGKEEAGGLRSVLDAFFIGHIRLKSHADVLRRLCFDGFYSKLPSNGAVFASTWKNWSYLKSYALSYKMLFVPTVGPGFAERNKFPRHGDIQRHRSNGRYYGVAWRTAILNHVGFISIASYNNWPDGSQIEEVVPRAGFLDYNPGSKTKYLDLTAHWVGNFLKTRQEAAGVAQNCYELLNNTIC, from the exons atgctgctcaaaaaatatgtgaaaacGCGACGCAAGGTCAAGATACTGTTGTTGGTGACCATTGTGGCTCTCATCGTAATTACCTGCATCATTTTGCTGGGTTCCTCGTCGGCGACGAGTGGCTCGAATGTGGAGCGTTTGCTGGACGAACGTTTCATAGCACGTGCCTATCAACCGCAAtcggagcagcagcagcaacaacagcagccgcggGATGTGGCGGCAGCATTGCTGCAACCACAACGTGAACATGGTGTCATAGTGCCGGAGAAATATGATGAGCAAAAGATCAAGTCACGCATTATGCAGAATCGcctgcagcagctgaagcaacaacagcaacgcgaCGCTGAAGCGGAACAGGCACGCACAACGTTGGATGCACTGGCGACAGCTGTGCACATTTTCTACACAGCTCCCGTACCGTGGTACAAGTCCAAGAAACCACCATTGCCAGCGCCCGAGCATCCCAATGAGGTGGCACTGCCGTTGACCACGCCAAAGCCCGTGAAGATTCTAAACACCGCCTTCTACCCAGCGCTAGGGCTGTATAAGCCAAGTGCCAAGCTTCTGGGTCAGCACTTTGAGAACATACGCAGCTGTGGCATTGGAGTGCTCATCCTGAGCTATAGCAAGCCCACAGATCCAGCGCTACTGCATCAAATCATTGAGCTGGCCCCGCAGCACAATCTGAGCGTCACCTTTGAACTGAGCGTGGCTGGGAATCGAACCGTGGAGTATTTGCGTCAACAGCTGCAGGACATAGCCACATATGTGGAGTTGCCTGGGTTCTATCGCGTATGGAGCCAATCTCGTGCCGCATTGATGCCTGTCCTCTATGTCAGCAATGCCTACAAACTGAGTGAGAGTTTGGGTCGTCAGATGTGTCACATCACAGCGCTGTCGAAGCCGCCGGGAAAAGAGGAAGCAGGTGGACTGCGGAGTGTGCTGGATGCTTTCTTCATAGGACACATCAG ACTTAAAAGCCATGCGGATGTGCTGCGACGTCTATGCTTCGATGGCTTCTACAGCAAGCTGCCCAGCAATGGAGCCGTCTTTGCCAGCACCTGGAAGAATTGGTCATATCTCAAGTCGTATGCACTGTCCTACAAGATGCTGTTTGTGCCGACAGTTGGTCCCGGCTTTGCGGAGCGTAATAAATTTCCGCGGCACGGCGACATACAACGACATCGCAGCAACGGACGC tactaTGGCGTTGCTTGGCGCACAGCGATACTCAATCATGTGGGCTTCATCAGCATTGCCAGCTATAATAATTGGCCCGACGGCAGTCAGATTGAGGAGGTGGTGCCACGTGCTGGTTTCCTCGATTACAATCCGGGATCGAAGACCAAGTATTTGGATTTAACCGCACATTGGGTGGGCAACTTCTTAAAGACACGTCAGGAGGCAGCTGGAGTTGCTCAAAACTGTTATGAGCTGCTCAACAATACAATATGTTGA
- the LOC117564947 gene encoding uncharacterized protein LOC117564947 has protein sequence MDNSMEQVSVVKSPIDAQNQIFIFNSPVHYTDQQLQEQQLMTFPPFPGHIDGIHGYYVVYKHDHYIVSNPPDYKSPTKRSFLNECIRQLYVINGMAHHLNWLPTFPMTDRQRLWQQVDYCLRPERLTVEGRAMKHVKRQLFRESQRERKVLRSKVNRSVYWGTTTVSNFRNLRHHIGRHRVKRSYLTGVRRNVLQQLVRENVTQEMINTPSVCEGIIVAAERIFNVNPTVMQTLTERAKEIFAKEKARLAAEKTAYILEESVRSVIYAKQLFHLIQNPEELAYAEKQILENGCY, from the coding sequence ATGGACAACTCAATGGAGCAAGTTTCAGTGGTGAAGTCTCCCATCGATGCTCAGAATCAGATCTTCATCTTCAACTCGCCAGTACATTACACGGACCAGCAGCTGCAGGAGCAGCAATTGATGACATTTCCCCCATTCCCGGGTCACATCGACGGCATCCATGGTTACTATGTGGTCTACAAACACGATCACTACATCGTCAGCAATCCACCAGACTACAAGAGTCCGACAAAGCGCAGCTTCCTCAACGAGTGCATTCGCCAACTGTATGTGATCAACGGCATGGCACATCATCTCAATTGGCTGCCCACATTCCCGATGACCGATCGCCAAAGACTGTGGCAACAAGTGGACTATTGCCTGCGTCCCGAGCGTCTCACTGTCGAGGGCAGAGCAATGAAGCATGTGAAGCGCCAATTGTTCAGAGAATCGCAGCGTGAACGCAAAGTACTGCGCAGCAAAGTCAATCGCAGCGTCTACTGGGGCACCACCACAGTCTCCAACTTTAGGAATCTGCGCCATCACATTGGACGTCACCGTGTGAAGCGCAGCTACCTCACCGGAGTGCGACGCAatgtgctgcagcagctggtgCGTGAGAACGTCACACAAGAGATGATCAACACACCTTCAGTCTGCGAGGGCATCATCGTGGCCGCCGAGCGCATTTTCAATGTGAATCCTACCGTGATGCAAACACTAACGGAGCGTGCCAAGGAAATATTTGCCAAGGAGAAGGCGCGTCTGGCAGCGGAGAAAACAGCTTACATTCTGGAGGAGTCAGTGCGCTCGGTAATCTATGCCAAGCAATTGTTCCATCTCATTCAGAATCCCGAGGAGCTTGCCTATGCGGAGAAACAAATACTCGAGAATGGCTGTTATTAA
- the LOC117565631 gene encoding ubiquinone biosynthesis monooxygenase COQ6, mitochondrial encodes MLLMLRPKGASVAASQVRSLVKRLLATETASTPAEEHYDIIIGGGGMVGTTLAAALSKNRTLADKKVLLLEAAPEFKGFSASAPFHNRVSAISQSSIELFKAIDCWTHIEKARCKPVKQMQVWDANSDALIHFQHDNFASDVACIIENNLIIDAAYARIRDAAPNYKVLNKARIQCVSLPGKSGEHNTRVQLQDGRSFSCDLLIGADGANSVVRKQMGVDVLAFNYDRMSLVANVDLNIEEGCDNSVAWQRFLPSGPVALLPLSDKQSSLVWSTTVPHARQLLAMQPSEFVDALNEAFCRQYPRLEVADKALQALNAFFGHQGSQHQRQYPPRVCGVQERTRATFPLGFLHASSYVCNGAALVGDAAHRIHPLAGQGVNLGFGDVRELVDTLAAGAYAGFKLGDSQHLIKYERKSLARNVPIMIGVHGLHSLYSTQLSPVVLLRSLGLQLTENLPPIKKLFMKSAMG; translated from the coding sequence ATGTTGCTAATGCTGCGGCCGAAAGGAGCCTCTGTGGCAGCCTCACAAGTGCGCAGCCTTGTCAAGCGCCTGCTAGCCACAGAAACAGCATCCACGCCGGCTGAGGAACACTATGATATCATTattggcggcggcggcatGGTGGGCACAACGCTTGCCGCTGCATTGAGCAAGAACCGCACGCTGGCGGACAAGAAAGTACTCCTCCTAGAAGCTGCACCTGAATTCAAAGGTTTCAGTGCCAGCGCTCCCTTCCACAATCGTGTCTCAGCCATCAGTCAAAGCTCCATAGAACTGTTCAAGGCGATAGATTGTTGGACACACATAGAGAAAGCGCGCTGCAAGCCGGTCAAGCAGATGCAGGTGTGGGATGCCAACAGCGATGCCTTGATTCATTTCCAGCACGACAACTTTGCCAGCGATGTGGCCTGCATCATTGAGAACAATCTGATTATAGATGCGGCTTACGCTCGCATTCGAGACGCGGCTCCCAACTACAAGGTGTTAAACAAGGCCCGCATACAATGCGTTAGCCTACCGGGCAAATCTGGTGAGCACAATACACGTGTCCAGCTACAGGATGGACGCAGCTTCTCGTGTGATTTGCTCATTGGCGCTGATGGCGCCAACTCTGTGGTGCGCAAACAAATGGGCGTCGATGTCTTGGCGTTCAACTACGATCGCATGAGTCTGGTGGCGAATGTGGACCTGAACATCGAGGAGGGCTGCGACAATTCGGTGGCCTGGCAACGTTTTCTGCCTTCCGGTCCGGTTGCGTTGTTACCGCTGAGCGATAAGCAAAGCTCGCTGGTCTGGAGCACAACAGTGCCGCATGCTCGTCAATTGCTCGCCATGCAGCCGTCGGAGTTTGTGGATGCCTTGAATGAGGCGTTTTGTCGTCAATATCCACGTCTGGAGGTGGCCGATAAAGCACTGCAAGCGTTGAATGCCTTCTTTGGTCATCAGGGATCGCAGCATCAGCGACAGTATCCGCCGCGAGTTTGTGGCGTTCAGGAACGCACAAGAGCAACCTTCCCATTGGGTTTCCTGCATGCCTCGTCGTATGTGTGCAACGGCGCCGCCTTGGTAGGCGATGCTGCTCATCGCATTCATCCGCTGGCTGGGCAAGGCGTCAACTTGGGCTTTGGTGATGTGCGTGAGCTGGTGGACACTTTGGCCGCTGGCGCTTATGCTGGCTTCAAGCTGGGCGACTCCCAACATCTCATTAAATACGAACGCAAGAGTCTGGCCAGGAATGTTCCCATCATGATTGGAGTTCATGGACTGCATTCGCTGTACAGCACGCAGTTGAGTCCTGTGGTTTTGTTGCGCAGTCTGGGACTGCAGTTGACTGAGAATCTACCGCCTATCAAGAAGTTGTTCATGAAGAGCGCCATGGGTTAA
- the LOC117565170 gene encoding glucosamine-6-phosphate isomerase isoform X2: MRLIILETSDSVGKWAAKYVAKRINDFNPGPNKYFVLGLPTGSTPLGMYRELIEFHKQGKVSFQYVKTFNMDEYVGLPRDHHESYHYFMWHNFFKHIDIEPANVHILDGNAPDLVAECNKFEEQIKEAGGVELFIGGIGPDGHIAFNEPGSSLVSRTRVKTLAQDTLEANARFFDNDMSKVPKQALTVGVGTVMDSNEVMILITGAHKAFALYKAIEEGVNHMWTVSAFQQHANTLMICDEDATLELRVKTVKYFKSLMDVHAKLIEQQKT; the protein is encoded by the exons ATGCGTTTAATCATTTTGGAGACGAGCGATTCGGTTGGCAAGTGGGCTGCCAAGTATGTGGCCAAACGCATTAATGACTTCAATCCGGGACCGAATAA ATACTTTGTGCTGGGCTTGCCCACGGGCAGCACACCATTGGGCATGTATAGGGAACTGATTGAGTTCCACAAGCAGGGAAAGGTATCCTTCCAATATGTCAAAACCTTCAACATGGACGAATATGTGG GACTTCCGCGCGATCATCACGAGAGCTATCACTACTTCATGTGGCACAACTTCTTCAAGCACATCGACATTGAGCCCGCAAATGTTCATATCTTGGATGGCAATGCACCCGATTTAGTCGCCGAGTGCAATAAATTCGAGGAACAGATCAAGGAAGCCGGCGGCGTCGAGTTGTTCATTGGTGGCATTGGACCCGATGGTCACATAGCATTCAATGAGCCTGGTTCATCGCTGGTCTCTCGCACACGTGTCAAAACTCTGGCCCAGGATACACTCGAGGCGAATGCGCGGTTCTTTGACAACGATATGAGCAAAGTGCCCAAGCAGGCGCTTACTGTGGGTGTTGGCACTGTGATGGACTCGAATGAGGTGATGATTCTGATCACTGGCGCCCACAAAGCCTTCGCTCTGTACAAAGCCATCGAGGAGGGCGTCAATCATATGTGGACAGTTAGTGCATTCCAACAGCATGCGAATACACTGATGATCTGTGATGAGGATGCCACGCTGGAGCTGCGTGTCAAGACGGTTAAATACTTCAAG AGCCTTATGGATGTTCATGCCAAGCTAATTGAACAGCAGAAGACGTAG
- the LOC117565170 gene encoding glucosamine-6-phosphate isomerase isoform X1: MRLIILETSDSVGKWAAKYVAKRINDFNPGPNKYFVLGLPTGSTPLGMYRELIEFHKQGKVSFQYVKTFNMDEYVGLPRDHHESYHYFMWHNFFKHIDIEPANVHILDGNAPDLVAECNKFEEQIKEAGGVELFIGGIGPDGHIAFNEPGSSLVSRTRVKTLAQDTLEANARFFDNDMSKVPKQALTVGVGTVMDSNEVMILITGAHKAFALYKAIEEGVNHMWTVSAFQQHANTLMICDEDATLELRVKTVKYFKGILRDTHEGDSQEGYTNFK; this comes from the exons ATGCGTTTAATCATTTTGGAGACGAGCGATTCGGTTGGCAAGTGGGCTGCCAAGTATGTGGCCAAACGCATTAATGACTTCAATCCGGGACCGAATAA ATACTTTGTGCTGGGCTTGCCCACGGGCAGCACACCATTGGGCATGTATAGGGAACTGATTGAGTTCCACAAGCAGGGAAAGGTATCCTTCCAATATGTCAAAACCTTCAACATGGACGAATATGTGG GACTTCCGCGCGATCATCACGAGAGCTATCACTACTTCATGTGGCACAACTTCTTCAAGCACATCGACATTGAGCCCGCAAATGTTCATATCTTGGATGGCAATGCACCCGATTTAGTCGCCGAGTGCAATAAATTCGAGGAACAGATCAAGGAAGCCGGCGGCGTCGAGTTGTTCATTGGTGGCATTGGACCCGATGGTCACATAGCATTCAATGAGCCTGGTTCATCGCTGGTCTCTCGCACACGTGTCAAAACTCTGGCCCAGGATACACTCGAGGCGAATGCGCGGTTCTTTGACAACGATATGAGCAAAGTGCCCAAGCAGGCGCTTACTGTGGGTGTTGGCACTGTGATGGACTCGAATGAGGTGATGATTCTGATCACTGGCGCCCACAAAGCCTTCGCTCTGTACAAAGCCATCGAGGAGGGCGTCAATCATATGTGGACAGTTAGTGCATTCCAACAGCATGCGAATACACTGATGATCTGTGATGAGGATGCCACGCTGGAGCTGCGTGTCAAGACGGTTAAATACTTCAAG GGCATTCTAAGAGATACACACGAAGGCGACTCTCAGGAAGGTTACACGAACTTCAAAT AG
- the LOC117563739 gene encoding ATP-dependent RNA helicase WM6: MADNDDLLDYEDEEQNETTAVETQEAPKKDVKGTYVSIHSSGFRDFLLKPEILRAIVDCGFEHPSEVQHECIPQAVLGMDILCQAKSGMGKTAVFVLATLQQLEPSDNNTCHVLVMCHTRELAFQISKEYERFSKYMPTVKVAVFFGGLAIQKDEETLKNGTPHIVVGTPGRILALIRNKKLNLKHLKHFVLDECDKMLEQLDMRRDVQEIFRSTPHGKQVMMFSATLSKEIRPVCKKFMQDPMEVYVDDEAKLTLHGLQQHYVNLKENEKNKKLFELLDVLEFNQVVIFVKSVQRCVALAQLLTEQNFPAIGIHRGMNQDERLNRYQQFKDFQKRILVATNLFGRGMDIERVNIVFNYDMPEDSDTYLHRVARAGRFGTKGLAITFVSDENDAKTLNEVQDRFDVNISELPEEIDLSTYIEGR; this comes from the exons atggCCGATAATGACGATCTTCTCGATTACGAGGATGAGGAGCAGAACGAGACCACTGCGGTTGAGACGCAAGAGGCACCAAAGAAAGACGTTAAGGGAACTTATGTCTCCATACACAGTTCGGGCTTCCGTGACTTTTTGCTGAAACCGGAAATATTGCGTGCAATTGTTGACTGCGGTTTCGAGCATCCATCCGAAG TTCAGCATGAGTGCATTCCTCAAGCTGTACTTGGCATGGATATTTTATGCCAGGCCAAGTCCGGTATGGGCAAAACTGCGGTGTTTGTGCTTGCGACATTGCAGCAACTGGAACCCTCCGATAATAACACTTGTCACGTCTTGGTCATGTGCCACACTCGCGAGCTGGCATTCCAAATTAGCAAGGAGTACGAGCGCTTCTCCAAATATATGCCAACAGTCAAG GTTGCTGTGTTCTTTGGCGGTCTGGCGATTCAAAAGGACGAAGAGACGTTGAAGAACGGTACGCCGCACATTGTTGTCGGCACACCAGGACGCATTTTGGCATTGATTCGCAACAAGAAGTTGAACCTGAAGCACTTGAAGCACTTTGTTCTGGACGAATGCGACAAGATGTTGGAGCAACTGG ACATGCGTCGCGATGTGCAGGAGATTTTCCGTAGCACACCACACGGCAAACAAGTTATGATGTTCTCGGCTACTTTGAGCAAAGAGATACGTCCTGTTTGCAAAAAGTTTATGCAAGAT ccCATGGAAGTGTATGTGGACGATGAAGCCAAACTAACGTTGCACGGCCTGCAGCAGCATTATGTCAACCTCAAGGAGAACGAGAAGAACAAGAAGCTGTTCGAACTACTCGATGTGCTCGAATTCAATCAA GTTGTCATATTTGTCAAGTCGGTGCAACGTTGTGTGGCACTTGCACAACTGCTGACTGAGCAGAATTTCCCTGCGATTGGCATTCATCGTGGCATGAATCAGGATGAGCGTTTGAATCGTTATCAGCAATTCAAGGATTTCCAGAAGCGCATTTTGGTGGCCACAAATCTTTTTGGTCGCGGCATGGATATTGAGCGTGTCAATATTGTGTTCAACTACGACATGCCCGAGGATTCGGATACCTATCTGCATCGAGTGGCACGTGCTGGACGTTTCGGTACCAAAGGCCTGGCCATTACCTTTGTCTCCGATGAGAACGATGCCAAGACACTGAATGAGGTGCAGGATCGTTTTGATGTCAACATCAGCGAACTGCCCGAAGAAATTGATCTCTCTACATACA tcGAGGGACGCtaa
- the LOC117563738 gene encoding lamin Dm0, with protein sequence MSTKSRRAGTATPQPGSTSTPLPPTAPPQHQSSQSQSQQANSPLSPTRHSRLVEKVELQNLNDRLACYIDRVRNLETENSRLSIEVQTTRDTVTRETTNIKNIYETELIEARRLLDETSRERAKLEIDTKRLWEENEELTARLDKKTKECSAAEANARIYESRANELSNKFNQANTDRKKAVDELNEVLKELDRLRKQLDDTRKNLEQETLARVDLENNIQSLREELSLKDQVHVQEINESRRIRQTEYSEIDGRLSSEYEAKLQQSLHELRSQYEEQMRNNRDDIESLYEAKIRSLQDAASRTHNSTHKSIEELRNSRIRIEGLNAKINDLESTNAVLNARIRELEQQLDNDRERHGHDIALLEKELHRLREEMALQLQEYQDLMDIKVSLDLEIAAYDKLLVGEEARLNITPANTATVQSFSQSLRSSRATPSRRTPSGALKRKRAVVDESEDRSLSDFYITSSAKSNVEIKEIDPEGNYVKLYNKGNEEVAIGGWQLQRSLNEGGPATTYKFHRSVKIEPNATVTVWSSDSRATHEPPSNIVMKQQKWMVGDITKTVLLNADGESVANYERLKRTVSTHVSSSRLSRRRSISAVDGNEQLYHQQGEPNRTDEKCSLM encoded by the exons atgtcAACTAAATCCCGACGCGCTGGCACCGCGACGCCGCAGCCCGGCAGCACTTCAACCCCGCTGCCACCAACTGCTCCGCCGCAACATCAatcgtcgcagtcgcagtctcaaCAGGCGAACAGCCCATTGAGCCCCACGCGCCATTCGCGCCTCGTGGAGAAGGTCGAGCTGCAGAATCTAAACGATCGTCTGGCCTGTTACATCGATCGTGTGCGCAACTTGGAGACGGAGAACTCGCGCCTCAGCATCGAGGTGCAGACAACACGTGACACCGTCACCCGTGAGACGACCAACATTAAGAACATTTATGAGACGGAACTGATCGAGGCACGTCGGCTGCTCGACGAAACTTCACGGGAACGCGCCAAACTCGAGATCGATACGAAACGCTTGTGGGAGGAGAACGAAGAGTTGACTGCGCGTCTGGACAAAAAGACCAAGGAATGCAGCGCTGCTGAGG CTAATGCCCGCATTTATGAGTCGCGCGCCAATGAGCTAAGCAATAAATTCAATCAAGCCAACACCGATCGCAAAAAGGCTGTCGATGAGTTGAACGAGGTGCTCAAGGAGCTGGACCGTTTGCGCAAGCAGCTGGATGATACACGCAAGAATCTCGAGCAAGAGACACTGGCACGCGTTGATCTCGAGAACAACATACAGAGTCTGCGCGAAGAGCTCTCTCTGAAGGATCAAGTGCATGTCCAGGAGATTAACGAATCGCGTCGCATTCGCCAAACCGAATACAGCGAGATTGATGGACGTCTGTCCTCGGAATATGAGGCTAAACTGCAACAATCGTTGCACGAATTGCGCAGTCAATACGAGGAGCAGATGCGCAACAATCGCGATGACATTGAATCGCTGTATGAGGCCAAGATACGTAGTCTGCAGGATGCCGCTTCGCGTACTCACAACTCGACGCACAAGTCCATCGAGGAACTGCGCAATTCACGCATTCGCATCGAGGGCTTGAATGCCAAGATCAACGACTTGGAGTCCACTAATGCTGTGTTGAATGCGCGCATTCGCGAGCTGGAACAGCAGTTGGACAATGATCGCGAACGTCACGGCCATGACATTGCACTGCTCGAGAAGGAGCTGCATCGTTTGCGTGAAGAGATGGCACTGCAGCTGCAAGAATACCAGGATCTGATGGACATTAAAGTCTCACTCGATCTCGAGATTGCTGCCTACGACAAGCTACTGGTGGGCGAGGAGGCGCGTTTGAATATTACGCCAGCCAACACTGCGACTGTACAGTCGTTCAGCCAATCGTTGCGCAGCTCACGTGCCACACCCTCTCGACGCACCCCGTCTGGGGCACTGAAGCGTAAGCGCGCCGTTGTCGATGAGTCGGAAGATCGCAGTCTCTCCGACTTCTATATCACTTCCAGTGCCAAGAGCAATGTGGAGATCAAAGAGATCGATCCAGAGGGCAACTACGTTAAGCTGTACAACAAGGGCAACGAGGAGGTTGCCATTGGTGGCTGGCAGCTGCAGCGCTCGCTCAACGAAGGTGGCCCAGCCACCACCTACAAGTTCCATCGTTCGGTGAAAATCGAACCAAATGCCACTGTCACCGTTTGGTCCTCGGACTCGAGGGCCACACACGAGCCGCCATCGAACATTGTGATGAAGCAGCAGAAATGGATGGTGGGCGACATCACAAAGACGGTGCTATTGAATGCCGATGGCGAATCGGTGGCGAACTATGAGCGATTGAAGCGTACGGTCTCCACACATGTGTCCTCCTCGCGTCTCAGTCGTCGACGCAGCATTAGCGCTGTTGATGGCAACGAGCAGCTGTATCATCAACAGGGTGAACCCAATCGGACCGATGAGAAGTGCTCGCTTATGTAA
- the LOC117565638 gene encoding uncharacterized protein LOC117565638 yields MSHSTSFNNSFKKPVKRQVKQQNPKGCCCKRSQCIKNYCDCYQSMTTCSIYCKCIGCRNTEERVATETPPKKSAQTVKRERAVSLSAKAAATAVKESTNIPLKPAPGPVTYTVQQQQQRIVVPQLPATTAIQLSEVDLDTIITLPPPNISVQTKKSQAVQPTINSMSAPPRDVNVLNPPINAALLDCVVIQALEAEDFGFNELHVGQLVCHEFSRNLQTILKVFKT; encoded by the exons ATGTCGCATTCAACATCCTTTAATAATAGCTTCAAGAAACCCGTAAAGCGACAGGTTAAGCAGCAGAATCCCAAAGGATGCTGCTGCAAACGTTCGCAATGCATTAAAAACTACTGCGATTGCTATCAATCGATGACCACCTGCTCCATCTATTGCAAGTGCATTG GCTGCCGCAATACGGAGGAACGCGTTGCAACGGAAACGCCACCCAAGAAATCAGCACAAACTGTGAAACGGGAACGTGCTGTGTCGCTTAGTGCCAAAGCAGCTGCGACTGCGGTGAAGGAAAGCACCAACATCCCCCTGAAGCCAGCACCTGGCCCAGTGACTTACACcgtacagcagcagcaacagagaaTTGTTGTGCCGCAACTGCCGGCGACTACTGCCATTCAGTTGTCAGAGGTGGACTTGGATACCATCATTACGCTGCCGCCGCCGAATATCAGTGTGCAGACAAAGAAATCGCAGGCTGTGCAGCCTACAATCAATTCAATGTCAGCACCGCCAAGAGATGTCAATGTCCTGAATCCACCCATCAATGCGGCACTGCTCGATTGCGTGGTGATCCAAGCCTTAGAAGCTGAGGACTTTGGTTTCAATGAACTGCATGTGGGACAATTAGTGTGCCACGAATTTTCACGCAATCTGCAAACTATTTTAAAGGTCTTTAAGACATAA